In the genome of Prosthecobacter algae, one region contains:
- the rnhC gene encoding ribonuclease HIII, with protein sequence MAPLTTYTKPLTEPQAAKLRALLAEQGWDFETKPHCLYAASRGKVNVLVYQKGPKVLVQGKETADFVTHLLEPQILGQAELGYEEVHHPEMYQPHIGVDESGKGDFFGPLVIAGVYVDADVARQLREVGAVDSKRITSDQKIEQVAQAIRSIPGLRWEIVQINPERYNALYEKFGNLNRLLAWGHAKVIELLLERVPDCPRAISDQFANPAVLKKALQEKGRQIDLVQRTKAESDPAVAAASILAREKFVLWLRETGHKLGQPLPKGVSQMVKDSARTLFQNQGENILAQVAKLHFKTTEEIRSSARPDDSSSRAPLSA encoded by the coding sequence ATGGCCCCGCTAACGACCTACACCAAACCGCTCACGGAGCCCCAGGCAGCCAAGCTACGGGCGCTGCTGGCTGAGCAAGGATGGGACTTTGAAACCAAACCGCACTGCCTGTATGCCGCCAGCCGGGGCAAGGTGAATGTGCTGGTGTATCAAAAAGGGCCCAAGGTGCTGGTGCAGGGCAAGGAGACGGCCGACTTTGTGACCCACCTGCTGGAACCGCAGATCCTGGGCCAGGCGGAACTGGGCTACGAGGAGGTCCACCATCCTGAAATGTACCAGCCCCACATCGGCGTGGATGAAAGCGGCAAGGGGGACTTCTTTGGCCCGCTTGTCATCGCGGGGGTCTATGTGGATGCGGATGTGGCCCGGCAACTGCGGGAGGTGGGGGCCGTGGACAGCAAACGGATCACCAGTGACCAGAAGATCGAACAGGTGGCCCAGGCCATCCGCAGCATTCCTGGGCTGCGCTGGGAAATCGTCCAGATCAATCCGGAGCGTTACAACGCCCTCTACGAGAAATTTGGCAACCTGAACCGCCTCTTGGCCTGGGGACATGCTAAGGTCATCGAACTGCTGCTGGAACGGGTGCCAGACTGTCCGCGAGCGATTTCAGACCAGTTTGCCAACCCGGCGGTGCTGAAAAAAGCCCTCCAGGAGAAAGGGCGGCAGATTGACCTGGTGCAGCGCACCAAGGCCGAATCCGATCCCGCCGTGGCCGCCGCCTCCATCCTCGCCCGCGAGAAATTTGTTCTTTGGCTGCGTGAGACAGGCCACAAGCTGGGCCAGCCACTGCCCAAAGGCGTGTCACAGATGGTGAAGGACAGCGCGCGAACATTGTTCCAAAATCAGGGAGAAAATATCCTGGCCCAGGTGGCGAAGCTGCATTTCAAGACGACTGAAGAAATCCGGAGCAGTGCGCGGCCTGACGACTCTTCCTCAAGAGCCCCCTTA